A portion of the Megalobrama amblycephala isolate DHTTF-2021 linkage group LG23, ASM1881202v1, whole genome shotgun sequence genome contains these proteins:
- the LOC125259490 gene encoding ribonuclease inhibitor-like, with protein MTDEGCSALTSAMKSNPSHLRELNLSRNKLGDSAVKNLSDLLMNPQFKLEKLQLSYCDMTDKGCSALTSALKSNPSHLRELNLSGNKLGDSGVKNLSDLLMNPQFKLEKLHLSVCSFTEEQCLILTSGLKSNPSHLRELNLNGNKLENTGVKHLCDVLKDSHCKLERLSLHGCGITDVSSLTQSLTESKALQFLKDLDLSDNKIGDSKQRLSDMLRDSNCVLRVF; from the exons atgacagatgaaggttgttctgctctgacttcagctatgaaatcaaacccatcacacctgagagagctgaacctgagcaggaataaactaggagactctgcagtgaaaaacctcagtgatctactgatgaacccacaattcaAGCTGGAGAAACTACA GTTAAGCTACTGTGATATGACAGATAAAGGTTGttctgctctgacttcagctctgaaatcaaacccatcacacctgagagagctgaacctgagcgggaataaactaggagactctggagtgaaaaacctcagtgatttactgatgaacccacaattcaAGCTGGAGAAACTACA tctgagtgtttgcagttttacagaGGAACAGTGTCTCATCCTGACTTCAGgtctgaaatcaaacccatcacacctgagagagctgaacctgAACGGGAATAAACTAGAAAACACAGGAGTGAAGCACCTATGTGATgtactgaaggattcacactgtaaactggagagatTGAG TCTACATGGCTGTGGCATTACAGATGTTTCTTCTTTAACTCAGTCTTTGACTGAATCAAAAgcactgcagtttttaaaagatCTTGATCTGAGTGACAATAAGATAGGAGACTCAAAGCAGCGGCTCAGTGACATGCTACGAGACTCAAACTGTGTCCTGAG